The DNA region TGACGATGACGCGGTGGCACAGGGCGCGGACGACCTTCAGGTCGTGGCTGATGAAGAGGTAGCTGAGGCCGCGGTCGCGCTGCAGCTTGCGCAGAAGTTCGATGATCTGGGCCTGGACCGAGAGGTCTAGGGCGGAGGTGGGTTCGTCCAGGAGGATGAATTCCGGTTCCAGCGCGATGGCGCGGGCGATGGCGAGGCGCTGGCGCTGGCCGCCGGAGAACTCGTGCGGGAAGCGGTTGAGGATGGTGTCGGGGAGCCCCGCGTCGCGCAGCGCCTGGCTCACGCGGGCGAGGCGGTCTGACCCGGAGGAGCCGATGCCGTTGACGATGAGGCCTTCCTCGATGATCTGGCGCACCGACATGCGGGGGTTGAGGCTGGCGAAGGGGTCCTGGAAGACGATCTGCATCTGCTTGCGCAGCGGCTTCATCGCCTTGCGGTCGAAGCCGTCGATGCGGGTGCCCAGGAAATCCACCTCGCCGGCGGTGAGCGTGTTGAGCCGCATCAGCGCCTGGCCGAAGGTTGTCTTGCCCGAGCCGGATTCGCCCACAAGGCCCAGGGTTTCGCCGCGGTGGAGGGTGAGCGAGAGGCCGTCCACCGCCTGCAGGTCGTAGTAGGTGCCGCGGAACGCGCCGCCCTTCCTGAGCGTGTAGGTGACGCGGACGCCGCGGCCCTGCATCACGATCTCGTCCGTCACCTCGGCCGGGTTGGCGCGGCCCTTGGGTTCGGAGGAGAGGAGGCGTCTGGTGTAGGGATTCTGCGGGTTGGTGAAGACCTGTTCGGTCGGGCCTTCCTCGCGCACCTCGCCGTGCTGCATGACGTAGACGTGGTCGGCGAACTGGCGGACGACGGTGAGGTCGTGGGTGATGAGCACCACGGCCATGCCGGTTTCGGCCTTCAGCGCCTTGATGAGGTTCAGGATTTCGGCCTGGACGGTGACGTCGAGCGCGGTGGTGGGTTCATCGGCGATGAGCACGTCGGGGTTGTTGGCCAGCGCCATGGCGATCATGACGCGCTGGCGCTGGCCGCCGGAGAGCTGGTGGGGGTACTGGCGGACGCGGGCTTCGGGGTCGGGGATCTGGACCTTGCGCAGAAGCTCGACCGCGCGGGCAAGGGCCTGGGCGCGGGTCATCTTCTGGTGGATGCGCAGGATTTCCGCGATCTGGCGGCCGATGGTGTAGACCGGGTTCAGCGAAGACATCGGCTCCTGGAAGATCATGGTGAGCCGGTTGCCGCGCAGGCGGCGCATGTCGCGGTCGCTGAGCGTGGCCATGTTCTTGCCGCCGTAGGTGATGACGGTCTGGGGCGAGACGCGGGCGCGTTTCGACAGGAGGCGCATCACGGCGCGGGCGGTGACGGACTTGCCGGAGCCTGACTCGCCCACCAGGGCGATGGTCTGGCCGCGGTGGAGCTGGAACGAGACGTTGCGGACGGCTTCGACGGAACCGCCGTCCACCTTGAAGGTCACACCCACGTTGCGGGCGTCGATGACGATATCCTGGGGGGCGCTGTGATGGGTCATGTGGGGCGCCTCAATAGGGGTCGATGGCATCGCGCAGCCCGTCGCCGAGCGCGTTGAAGGCGAAGACGGCGATCAGCACGAAGCCGACGGGGGAAAGGATCCAGGGGTAGGAGCCGATCACCGAGAAGGTGCCGGCGTCTTGCAGCATGAGGCCCCAGGAGATGAGCGGCGGCTTCACGGCGAAGCCGAGGTAGCCGAGGAAGCTTTCCAGGAGGACGATGGCCGGGATGCCGAGCGTGACGGCCACGATGACATGGCTGGTGACGTTGGGCAGGATGTGGCGGGTGATGATACGCCCGTCGCTGGCGCCGATGGCTTGGGCGGCGCGGACATAGTCGATGCGGGCCATCGCCATGGTCTTGGACCGCACCTCGCGCGAGAGCTGCGCCCAGCCAAGGCCGGCGATGACGAGGATCACGAAGCCGATGAACTTCCAGCTGGCCGTGGTGGGCGGGATCAGCGTGGTGAGCGCCAGATACAGGGGCAGTTGCGGGAAGGCGAGGATCACCTCGACGAAACGCTGGAACCAGAGGTCGAACTTGCCGCCAATGTAGCCCGAGGTGATGCCGAGAAGCGTGCCCAGAAGCGTGATGAGCGAGATCGAGACCAGCGCGATCATCAGCGTGATGCGGCTGCCATAGACGCCGCGCGAGAGGATGTCGCGGCCCAGCTTGTCGGTGCCCAGCAGATGCAGGGGCGAGCCATCGGCCACGCCGATCAGGTGGCGATCCCAGGGGATGAAGCCCCACATCAGATAGGGCGTGCCCTTGGCGAAAAGCACGAGCGGACGGGGGTTGTCATAGTCCGGCCCGATCAGCGGCTGGAAGGTGATGGGGTCCAGTTCCTCGCCCTCGACCGTGGCATAGGCGACGGGGCGGAGCGTGAAGCCGTCCTTGGTGAAGAAGCTGATCTTGTCGGGCGGCGCGAAGGAGGTGGTGTTCACGTTCGGGTCCATCGGCGCCACAAACTCGGCGAAGATGGCGGTCAGCATGAGAAGTGTCACAAGCACCAGCCCGATCATGCCGGGAGTGGAGCGGCGGAAGCGGCGCCAGACGAGGGCGCGGTAGCTTTGGCTGGTGGTCGAGCCGGTGGTGACGCGGGCGTCGATGGCCTCGGCCATGTCGGGGGCTTCGGGGAGTTCGGGCGCGGTGGTCATGCGTCTGCCCCCACACGGATGCGCGGATCAAGGACCGCCAGCAGCAGGTCGGCGATGATGTTGCCGATGATGAGCGTGGCGCCGAGCACCAGAAGCAGGGTCGCGGTCACATAGACATCGCCGATGGCCATGGAGCCCACGATGGCCGGGCCGATGGTGGCGAGGCCGAAGACGATGGCGACCTCGATCTCGCCGGTCAGCATGTAGGGCAGCACAACGCCCTGATAGGCGACGAGCGGGTGCAGCGCATTGGGCACGGCGTGGCGCATGACGACGGCGCCTTCGCTGAGCCCCTTGGCGCGGGCGGTTTCGACATATTGGGCGTTCAGCGTGTCTAGGAGGTTGGCCCGCATGACGCGCATGTTGTAGGCGAGGCCCCCGAAGGTGGCGACGGCAATGACCGGCCAGACATGCTGGATCAGGTTCCAGAACTTGGCCCAGTTGAA from Neotabrizicola shimadae includes:
- a CDS encoding ABC transporter ATP-binding protein translates to MTHHSAPQDIVIDARNVGVTFKVDGGSVEAVRNVSFQLHRGQTIALVGESGSGKSVTARAVMRLLSKRARVSPQTVITYGGKNMATLSDRDMRRLRGNRLTMIFQEPMSSLNPVYTIGRQIAEILRIHQKMTRAQALARAVELLRKVQIPDPEARVRQYPHQLSGGQRQRVMIAMALANNPDVLIADEPTTALDVTVQAEILNLIKALKAETGMAVVLITHDLTVVRQFADHVYVMQHGEVREEGPTEQVFTNPQNPYTRRLLSSEPKGRANPAEVTDEIVMQGRGVRVTYTLRKGGAFRGTYYDLQAVDGLSLTLHRGETLGLVGESGSGKTTFGQALMRLNTLTAGEVDFLGTRIDGFDRKAMKPLRKQMQIVFQDPFASLNPRMSVRQIIEEGLIVNGIGSSGSDRLARVSQALRDAGLPDTILNRFPHEFSGGQRQRLAIARAIALEPEFILLDEPTSALDLSVQAQIIELLRKLQRDRGLSYLFISHDLKVVRALCHRVIVMQHGRIVEQGPVDRVLEDPQTDYTRRLVKAAFDIAT
- a CDS encoding ABC transporter permease — encoded protein: MTTAPELPEAPDMAEAIDARVTTGSTTSQSYRALVWRRFRRSTPGMIGLVLVTLLMLTAIFAEFVAPMDPNVNTTSFAPPDKISFFTKDGFTLRPVAYATVEGEELDPITFQPLIGPDYDNPRPLVLFAKGTPYLMWGFIPWDRHLIGVADGSPLHLLGTDKLGRDILSRGVYGSRITLMIALVSISLITLLGTLLGITSGYIGGKFDLWFQRFVEVILAFPQLPLYLALTTLIPPTTASWKFIGFVILVIAGLGWAQLSREVRSKTMAMARIDYVRAAQAIGASDGRIITRHILPNVTSHVIVAVTLGIPAIVLLESFLGYLGFAVKPPLISWGLMLQDAGTFSVIGSYPWILSPVGFVLIAVFAFNALGDGLRDAIDPY